The following proteins come from a genomic window of Gossypium raimondii isolate GPD5lz chromosome 5, ASM2569854v1, whole genome shotgun sequence:
- the LOC105767679 gene encoding uncharacterized protein LOC105767679 has protein sequence MAYSIPKLYSTYSFPNDFSQFPNPLTVSQENYTACGAIPGTSWDHEDISFPTFLDNGGVDVFQQDSNLTSPVSVPVPAALFPELIGISSDLDVPTALPHHFNNVAAGFCGIGTIQNLGARYQLQDVCEFGDECTGFVHQDFKPIDPTLGQNWGIQGNRMRPPAMEDSNLKVGRYSVEERKDRILRYLKKRNQRNFNKTIKYACRKTLADRRVRVRGRFARNTEICEHQDMVLKREDDNLPNDKNLYNCCEAVQMKHDEDDWLQEAMANLMYLPYIAG, from the exons ATGGCTTATTCTATTCCTAAGCTCTACTCTACTTATTCATTTCCCAATGATTTTTCTCAGTTTCCAAATCCATTGACAGTTTCCCAAGAAAACTACACAGCTTGTGGTGCTATCCCTGGTACATCATGGGATCATGAAGATATTAGCTTCCCAACGTTTTTAGACAATGGTGGGGTCGATGTTTTTCAACAAGATTCTAATCTAACATCTCCAGTTTCAGTTCCAGTTCCAGCAGCATTGTTTCCTGAACTAATTGGGATTTCATCAGATTTAGATGTCCCAACAGCATTGCCCCATCATTTCAATAACGTTGCTGCTGGCTTTTGTGGCATTGGAACCATCCAAAATCTTGGTGCCAGATATCAACTGCAAGATGTCTGTGAGTTTGGAGACGAATGCACTGGATTTGTTCATCAGGATTTCAAGCCAATTGATCCAACTCTGGGACAAAATTgg GGAATTCAAGGCAATCGAATGCGACCGCCGGCCATGGAAGACAGCAATCTTAAGGTTGGTCGATATTCAGTGGAAGAAAGGAAAGACAGAATTCTTAGAtacttgaagaagagaaacCAAAGGAACTTTAACAAGACTATTAAG TATGCTTGCAGGAAAACCCTAGCTGATAGAAGAGTTAGAGTCCGGGGAAGATTTGCAAGGAACACTGAAATTTGTGAACATCAAGACATGGTATTGAAGAGAGAAGATGATAATTTACCCAATGACAAAAACTTGTATAATTGCTGTGAAGCAGTCCAG ATGAAGCATGATGAAGATGATTGGCTGCAAGAGGCTATGGCAAATCTTATGTATTTACCTTATATTGCTGGTTGA